Part of the Musa acuminata AAA Group cultivar baxijiao chromosome BXJ3-10, Cavendish_Baxijiao_AAA, whole genome shotgun sequence genome, AGTGTCTTCACTTTTTTTCTTCTGGTCATGTTTGAAAGCAAGTATTGATAGATGCGATTAATTTAACCATCTGCAATGAATGTTCATAAACTTGATGCTGAAGTAACCTATTTGACTTTTTTGATGTACTAATCTCATACTACTCCCTTATCACAAAAGCCAAACCTTGGTCAATTTTTTAATTATGTATTCAGCGGCTCCTTATTGTGACATATACTCTGAGGAAGAGGAAGTAAAGAATTAAATGGAATGCTAAGCACCCACACTATAGGCACTAATCAACATAAGAAAATTCAAACAGAGGACATCCATATCCTAACTCTGCACTAGGAAGCTAATAATAGTGTTGCTGCAACTAGAAGAGCGTGTGACTTGTATTCTTTCTGTAAGGTAAACATTAATAATACTACAAATATTTCCTTGTGACCTCATATTTTGCTGTTAAGTAAGAATTAGTCTCATGGGTCTGTAGGTACCTGGTCCCTGCAGATTTGACAGTTGGACAGTTTGTTTATGTTGTTCGGAAGAGGATTAAGCTTAGTGCCGAAAAGGCCATCTTCATTTTTGTCAAGAACACGTTGCCACCAACAGGTCAGAGACAACCCTGTGATTGCTTGTGTTGTTATGCTTGCTATCATTATTCATACTTACGATGTTTGTAACTGCAGCTGCAATGATGTCTGCCATCTACGAAGAATACAAAGATGAAGATGGTTTTCTTTACATGACATACAGCAGCGAGAACACATTTGGTTCTCTTTAAGGCAATGGGAATATGGGAAATATTTGTAGATAAAACCTTGACATATAAATCCATCTGCTGTTTTATGTGCTGAAACTTATGAGGCTATGCTATTAattaaaatcataacatgactttgATAATTATGATCGCAGCGTCCATTGTGTTTTATTTTGATTGGCATGCTACTTTTACTGTCTTTTTTGTTTTCGATGCTGGTATGTACATGGTACTACTAAAATGTGCAAGAGAGATACGTGGAGAAAAATATAGCACATGAGATGAATCCCATTTTGTAAATTGTCTGACCTAAATCTGCACAGCATGTATATGGATAGCTTCTATTTGTCATGAATTATACATCTATAAACTTGGATGTCACTATGTTGACAATTTGGGAAGAGAACAAATTTGTGACTTGGGTTGGAGTAAAGACTGGGTGAGAAGGTTGACCTTCATTCTTTTAGTCCACTAGCATTATTAGATCAGGAATAGTAAATTAATAGTAATTCGGCCGACCAAGCAGTTAGAATAAAGGCTTAAAAGACTGATGGAtgagtaggatttttttttttttgttctgaaATAAAAATTTCATGAAGAAGTTTCATGGGTCCCCTCATTTCTGTACATTAGCAATTTCTTGCTTTAAAAACTCTTTATTCTCAAAATTCTGTTTCACCCCTTGTAGAATAATGGAAAATGGTCGAACCCTACTTGAAATTTCCATCCAACAAAAAGGAAGTTTTCATTAGAGTAGCTTCTACAAGATATCAACCAATCCTGTCAAATTGAAGACCATTTACCAGTCAGAGTAGAGACAACTAGTGTCCAGAAATTGAGCTTAGAAACCAGACAGGTAGGATGTAACACTCAGAACCAATGACTTTTAATATTGTGCTGATCTATTTGATGTAAattgaagaaagaaaaattgTGTGCCAACCATGACAGAATGATTTTTGTAACAAAAGCTTTGGCCTGATGTAGTCTTGCATGCCTGAACATATGCCCACAGCAGCATAATTTGGGTATAAATTGAGAGCCTTGTTCTCCCATTGACAACCACACCAACACAGAGATGGCTTCCCAAACTCATTTCTGCCATgtctttctcctctctttcttaaCTCTTCAGTTCTGTCAGTTGTTCTCCACAGAAGCTGAAGCCGGTGCCAAAGTAagttttttctctttctcttgttaATTTTGGCTCTCATTCTTGTTTTACTTGTGGTGGCTTTTTAGCTGTACATCGTGTACTTGGGAGAGAGGAAACATGAGAACCCAGACCATGTCACTGCTTCACACCATGACATGCTGACTTCCCTCCTTGGAAGGTACTTCTGCTCCGCTTGTATTCATAAGGTTTAATGTTTTCATCTGTTTGATGATCCCTTCTCCTTATCTGCACTACTTGAGGATTTCTGTAATTATGCTTGTTGTTATTGACGATCACACTGTTTAGGTTGATTGACTCGTGCAAATTTCCCTGAAATTGAAGGTCACTCTTGGTGTAGTTTGCAGCATAATTTATTGCCCATATGTGATGTGCATTAATATCATAACTTATATTCCTACAAAACTCAAGTTCTTACTCAGGAAGAAGAACGCCACTCAAGTCCACAAGAAAAGTCCATGAAGGTTTCACGATGATTGTTGTTTGTCTAATACTTTGTCCATGGAAATGTTTGTTGTATGTAGCAAAGAGGAGGCTGTGTCATCAATCGTTTACAGCTACAAGCATGGCTTCTCTGGCTTTGCAGCCATGCTAACGGAAGCACAAGCAGAGGAATTAGCAGGTTGAGCGGCTCTCTCAACCACATCATTTTGCCGAACTTTTTACGCAAACCACTAACCCGAGGAGCAACTGCAGAGTCTCCGGACGTTATCAGCGTACGACCAAGTCGAAACTACGAGCTGCAGACCACACGAAGCTGGGACTTCCTGGGACTGAACTATATGCATCCGACTGGGCTGCTAAAGAAGAGCAATTATGGAGATGGCATCATCATCGGAATGGTCGATACAGGTCCGTCGCACTCTTGCTTCTATGGAGCTAAGAGCTTCTTAAGCCGGTTTATGTTCAACCAAACCTCGTCTCCTTTCTTGTCATGGCATCAACTCCGCATTTATTAGCAGTATTTGCTGGTGTCAGCCGTCTCTTTAAGATCTTCTTAGTCTCGTCATTTATTGAACACTTAGTATTTACTACAGAAAAACGAAAACAAAGATCACGTATATGTTTCTCTGTTAGGTATATGGCCGGAATCCAGAAGCTTTAATGACGACGGGTACAGCCCCGTGCCGAGCCGATGGAGAGGCGTGTGCCAGGTCGGAGATGCCTTTGGAGCCAACAACTGTAGCAGGAAAGTCATCGGGGCTCGATACTACACCGCCGGGATCGACGACAGCAACCTCAGAATCGACTACCTGTCTCCCCGCGACTACAACGGCCACGGCACGTTCACCGCCTCCGTGGCCGCCGGTTCCCTCGTGCGCGGCGCCAGCTTCCACGGTCTTGCCGCCGGGGACGCGAGGGGCGGCGCCCCCCGCGCCCGGCTCGCGGTGTACAAGGCGGTGTGGGGCAGCGGTAGAGGTTCCGGCGCCGGCAACACCGCCACGGTGCTGGCGGCCATCGACGATGCCATCCACGACGGGGTCGACATCCTGTCGCTGTCGCTGGTGGTGCTCGAGGAGGATTCCTTTGGTTCCCTGCACGCCGTGGCTAAAGGGATCACCGTCGTGTACGCCGCAGGCAACCAAGGCCCCATTCCACAGCTCCTGTTCAACACGGCTCCTTGGGTCATCACAGTGGCTGCAAGCACCATCGATCGGTCTTTTCCTACCACAATCACCCTCGGAAACAATCAAAGTCTTGTGGTATGCAAGTCAATACCTACTTCTCCGTCACTGTCGTCACCGCTGCATTCATCTTTCACAGCACCAAGTCTTCCACAAATAAAAATCTATAATGAACAAC contains:
- the LOC135651794 gene encoding autophagy-related protein 8C-like, coding for MAKSSFKLEHPLERRQAEAARIREKYPDRIPVIVEKAERTDIPDIDKKKYLVPADLTVGQFVYVVRKRIKLSAEKAIFIFVKNTLPPTAAMMSAIYEEYKDEDGFLYMTYSSENTFGSL